In Silene latifolia isolate original U9 population chromosome 3, ASM4854445v1, whole genome shotgun sequence, a single window of DNA contains:
- the LOC141646382 gene encoding uncharacterized protein At4g19900-like — protein MPRIFFTFALIYSLFASLFFSFLYLHPSEFNASMAKVTSSFKYVSSEFIVVDDFSSLDELSSKVVVNSTTTPIDNVSEVQVSDSTIIELGLNNLTSNEPKPNGDNDELDIELPRNNEVELVIEEAFNATVIELVEATDDQDEEVAPMEQASNVTVIEILEKAPPTNKDDTDVEDEDEDENYDIIPSFDVFSNPPWNISRADRIFWLKQKLEESKIIKSTARTRNFDGKMQSFLKQGCTERFFFTWISPASLYRNRELLVLESVLKAHPDACVIILSRTMDSKPGRSTLQPILDQGYKIFPIAPDFRSLLNNTPAQGWLERLEAGDVDPGSIPITQNLSNLLRMVVLYKYGGVYLDTDLLVLKSFSSLKNSIGIQSAYYTTGTWRSLNNAVLIFDKEHPLVWKFMEEFALTFNGSIWGFNGPYLTTRVLSQVRNDTRFQFNVMSSMAFYPIDWFQMPRLFEKPSKNGTTWETTKLMEIDSKSYGVHLWNKFTRKLKIEKGSAMARLISTHCIICQDVYDS, from the exons ATGCCGAGAATTTTTTTTACATTTGCATTAATTTATTCCCTCTTTGCTAGTTTGTTCTTCTCTTTTTTATACCTTCATCCTAGTGAATTCAATGCATCTATGGCAAAGGTAACATCATCTTTCAAATATGTGTCTAGTGAATTCATCGTCGTTGATGACTTCTCAAGTCTTGATGAACTCTCGAGTAAGGTAGTCGTCAATTCGACAACTACTCCAATAGATAATGTATCTGAGGTCCAAGTGTCAGACTCGACTATTATTGAGTTAGGTTTAAATAATTTGACTTCAAATGAGCCTAAGCCTAATGGTGATAATGATGAACTTGACATTGAGCTACCTCGAAACAACGAGGTTGAACTAGTTATTGAGGAAGCGTTCAATGCAACAGTTATTGAGCTTGTGGAAGCTAccgatgatcaagatgaagaggtTGCACCAATGGAGCAAGCTTCGAATGTAACAGTTATTGAGATTTTAGAAAAAGCGCCACCAACCAACAAAGACGATACagatgttgaagatgaagatgaagatgaaaatTATGACATAATTCCGTCATTTGATGTATTTTCAAATCCTCCATGGAATATTTCGAGGGCGGATAGGATCTTTTGGCTTAAACAAAAGCTTGAAGAATCTAAGATAATCAAGTCAACGGCAAGAACTCGAAATTTTGATGGAAAAATGCAATCATTTCTCAAACAAG GTTGCACGGAGCGATTCTTCTTCACTTGGATTTCCCCAGCAAGTTTGTACCGTAACAGAGAGCTACTCGTCTTAGAGAGCGTACTCAAGGCGCACCCAGACGCGTGCGTCATAATACTCTCTAGGACAATGGACTCAAAACCCGGTCGGTCAACCCTACAACCCATCTTAGACCAAGGTTACAAGATCTTCCCCATTGCTCCGGATTTTCGATCCCTTTTAAACAACACCCCGGCCCAAGGATGGCTCGAGAGGCTTGAGGCAGGGGATGTAGACCCAGGGAGCATACCCATCACGCAAAACTTGTCGAACCTCCTACGAATGGTAGTCTTGTACAAGTACGGTGGAGTCTACTTAGACACAGATTTGTTGGTTCTTAAGAGCTTTTCGAGCTTAAAAAACTCGATTGGAATCCAATCAGCCTACTACACGACTGGAACATGGAGGTCCTTAAACAATGCTGTTTTGATCTTCGATAAAGAACATCCATTGGTATGGAAATTCATGGAGGAATTTGCGCTTACTTTTAATGGTTCCATATGGGGTTTTAATGGCCCATATTTAACAACAAGAGTTTTATCTCAAGTTCGTAATGATACAAGGTTTCAATTCAATGTAATGTCTTCAATGGCGTTTTACCCTATCGATTGGTTCCAAATGCCTCGATTATTCGAAAAACCCTCCAAAAATGGCACCACATGGGAGACAACTAAGCTTATGGAGATCGATTCAAAGTCGTACGGAGTTCATCTATGGAACAAATTTACTCGCAAATTAAAGATTGAAAAAGGAAGTGCTATGGCAAGACTAATCTCTACGCATTGTATCATATGCCAAGATGTTTATGATTCGTGA